The proteins below come from a single Streptomyces tubercidicus genomic window:
- a CDS encoding ATP-binding protein produces the protein MSLPVTRRIARAALLVAAGAAPVVAAAGSASAAELPTKALGGLTAPLDSQNTSATLDHTARDGVGLVNAAGSKAATKLAPALVETAGPVVKKAMPLTQGAVDKAESVARPIAKKGVSTSTLPLDAAKAATGLVGSPQGLLAPAKGLLGGLPLGGR, from the coding sequence ATGTCCCTCCCCGTTACGCGTCGGATCGCCCGAGCCGCCCTGCTCGTTGCAGCGGGTGCCGCTCCCGTGGTCGCTGCGGCCGGCTCCGCTAGCGCTGCGGAGCTGCCCACCAAGGCACTCGGCGGACTGACGGCGCCCCTGGACTCCCAGAACACCAGCGCAACCCTCGACCACACCGCCCGCGACGGTGTCGGCCTGGTGAACGCGGCCGGCAGCAAGGCCGCCACGAAGCTCGCCCCGGCGCTCGTCGAGACCGCGGGCCCCGTCGTGAAGAAGGCCATGCCGCTCACCCAGGGCGCCGTGGACAAGGCCGAGAGCGTGGCCCGCCCGATCGCCAAGAAGGGCGTCTCGACCAGCACGCTGCCGCTCGACGCGGCCAAGGCGGCCACCGGCCTGGTCGGCTCGCCGCAGGGCCTGCTGGCGCCCGCCAAGGGCCTGCTCGGCGGCCTGCCGCTCGGCGGCCGCTGA
- the dapC gene encoding succinyldiaminopimelate transaminase yields MGAASSPRPDSSRGSLRDRLPVFPWDRLEPYKATAAAHTDGIVDLSVGTPVDPVPALVQQALTAAADSPGYPTVWGTAALRDALTGWAAERLGARGLEHTNVLPVVGSKELVAWLPTQLGLGPGDKVGYPRLAYPTYEVGARLAGAEPVVYDDPTELDPSGLKLLWLNSPSNPTGRVLSADELRRTVAWAREHGVLVFSDECYLELGWEADPVSVLHPDICGDSHDGIVAVHSLSKRSNLAGYRSAFLVGDAAVLGDLLLIRKHGGMMIGAPVQAATVAALGDTAHVAEQRARYARRRAALRGAFEAAGFRIEHSEAALYLWATRDEPCWDTVGDLAKRGILVAPGEFYGPAGERFVRIAFTATDERVAAAVRRLAE; encoded by the coding sequence GTGGGCGCAGCATCGTCTCCCCGGCCCGATTCTTCTCGCGGCTCGCTCCGCGACCGGCTTCCCGTCTTCCCGTGGGACCGCCTGGAGCCCTACAAGGCCACCGCCGCCGCGCACACCGACGGCATCGTCGACCTGTCCGTCGGCACCCCGGTGGACCCGGTCCCCGCGCTGGTCCAGCAGGCGCTGACCGCCGCGGCCGACAGCCCCGGCTACCCGACGGTGTGGGGCACGGCCGCGCTGCGTGACGCGCTCACCGGCTGGGCCGCCGAACGCCTCGGCGCCCGCGGCCTGGAGCACACCAATGTGCTGCCGGTCGTCGGATCCAAGGAGCTGGTGGCCTGGCTGCCGACCCAGCTGGGCCTCGGCCCCGGCGACAAGGTCGGCTACCCGCGGCTGGCCTACCCGACCTACGAGGTCGGCGCCCGTCTGGCCGGCGCCGAACCGGTGGTCTACGACGACCCCACGGAGCTGGACCCCAGCGGTCTGAAGCTGCTCTGGCTGAACTCGCCGTCCAACCCCACCGGCCGGGTGCTGAGCGCCGACGAGCTGCGCCGCACCGTCGCCTGGGCACGCGAGCACGGTGTGCTGGTCTTCAGCGACGAGTGCTACCTCGAACTGGGCTGGGAGGCCGACCCGGTCTCCGTGCTGCACCCGGACATCTGCGGCGACTCCCACGACGGCATCGTCGCCGTCCACTCGCTCTCCAAGCGCTCCAACCTGGCCGGCTACCGCTCCGCGTTCCTCGTCGGCGACGCCGCGGTCCTCGGCGACCTGCTGCTGATCCGCAAGCACGGCGGCATGATGATCGGGGCCCCCGTCCAGGCCGCCACCGTCGCCGCGCTGGGCGACACCGCCCATGTCGCCGAGCAGCGTGCGCGCTACGCCCGCCGCCGCGCCGCGCTGCGCGGTGCCTTCGAGGCCGCCGGCTTCCGTATCGAGCACAGCGAGGCCGCGCTCTACCTCTGGGCGACCCGCGACGAGCCCTGCTGGGACACCGTCGGCGACCTCGCCAAGCGCGGCATCCTCGTCGCCCCCGGCGAGTTCTACGGCCCCGCGGGGGAGCGGTTCGTACGGATCGCCTTCACCGCCACCGACGAGCGGGTGGCCGCCGCGGTGCGCCGCCTGGCCGAGTAG
- the fdxA gene encoding ferredoxin, with protein sequence MTYVIAQPCVDVKDKACIEECPVDCIYEGSRSLYIHPDECVDCGACEPVCPVEAIFYEDDTPEEWKDYYKANVEFFDELGSPGGASKLGLIERDHPFIAELPPQNQ encoded by the coding sequence GTGACCTACGTCATCGCGCAGCCTTGTGTCGACGTCAAGGACAAGGCGTGCATCGAGGAGTGCCCGGTCGACTGCATCTACGAGGGCTCCCGGTCCTTGTACATCCACCCGGACGAATGCGTCGACTGTGGTGCCTGTGAACCGGTCTGCCCGGTCGAGGCGATCTTCTACGAGGACGACACCCCGGAGGAGTGGAAGGACTACTACAAGGCGAATGTGGAGTTCTTCGACGAGCTCGGCTCGCCCGGTGGCGCCAGCAAGCTCGGTCTGATCGAGCGTGACCACCCCTTCATCGCGGAACTTCCGCCGCAGAACCAGTAA
- a CDS encoding GNAT family N-acetyltransferase: MEFLAGGRAEVRITRADVGKRVSVRRLTGGGAGVPPFTDAVGVLTSWDQGVLSITRRSGEIVRVEEAALVAAKVVPDRPATARHGGARPSSGEPSRRRGPAANARELQTVAARGWPAVETARLGEWTLRASGGFTRRANSVLPLGDPGVPLETALERIGQWYDARGLPPVIVVATGRADTDERLAAELAERGWTAERHTTVRIAALAPLADTEADTTRVTLSREPGADWLALYNRTGEDEPSEEAARIARQVLTGGPSVWFATVHGADGGTAAIGRLVVDGRWAGFAALEVAPAARRQGLATLVMAALAGRALEEGASAAYLQVEADNAGALAFYDRLGFTEHHGYHYRRAAPGSRR; this comes from the coding sequence ATGGAATTCCTGGCCGGCGGCCGCGCGGAAGTCCGGATCACCCGTGCTGACGTGGGCAAAAGGGTATCCGTCCGGCGTCTGACCGGGGGCGGTGCGGGGGTTCCCCCGTTCACCGACGCGGTCGGCGTTCTCACATCATGGGATCAAGGTGTGCTGAGCATCACACGGCGCAGCGGGGAGATCGTCCGGGTCGAGGAGGCCGCGCTGGTGGCGGCGAAGGTGGTGCCCGACCGTCCCGCCACCGCCCGGCACGGGGGCGCGCGCCCGTCCTCGGGGGAACCGTCCCGCCGGCGGGGACCCGCGGCGAACGCCCGCGAGCTGCAGACCGTCGCGGCCCGCGGCTGGCCCGCCGTCGAGACGGCCCGTCTCGGGGAGTGGACGCTGCGGGCCTCGGGGGGCTTCACCCGGCGCGCCAATTCCGTCCTGCCGCTCGGCGACCCTGGTGTCCCGCTGGAAACGGCGCTGGAGCGGATCGGCCAGTGGTACGACGCGCGCGGCCTGCCGCCGGTGATCGTGGTCGCCACCGGGCGCGCCGACACCGATGAGCGGCTGGCCGCGGAGCTGGCGGAGCGCGGCTGGACGGCCGAGCGGCATACCACGGTCCGGATCGCGGCGCTGGCGCCGCTCGCCGACACCGAGGCGGACACCACTCGCGTCACCCTGTCCCGGGAGCCCGGCGCCGACTGGCTGGCGCTGTACAACCGGACCGGCGAGGACGAGCCGTCGGAGGAGGCCGCGCGGATCGCCCGGCAGGTGCTGACGGGCGGGCCGTCCGTGTGGTTCGCGACGGTGCACGGTGCGGACGGCGGGACGGCGGCCATCGGACGGCTGGTCGTCGACGGGCGCTGGGCGGGCTTCGCGGCGCTGGAGGTGGCCCCGGCCGCCCGGCGGCAGGGGCTGGCCACGCTGGTGATGGCGGCGCTCGCTGGGCGGGCCCTGGAAGAGGGCGCCTCGGCCGCGTACCTCCAGGTCGAGGCCGACAACGCGGGCGCCCTGGCGTTCTACGACCGGCTCGGCTTCACCGAGCACCACGGCTATCACTACCGGCGTGCCGCGCCCGGCAGCCGGCGCTGA
- a CDS encoding transglutaminase-like domain-containing protein: MPQQPEPEREDARAARRQQFAEAARAERPDLALLCLLIGAEADPALDEAGCDAVQIELDRLAGLLPYAPAGGPGAWARNLAELLGTRCGFGGSPADYRRLESSLLHEVLRRRRGLPILLSVVWMEVARRAGAPVYGVALPGHFVVGFGDPGGSHVLADPFAGGRQLTDEDTELLVAGATGEPLSAQMTTPADPLEIVLRMLNNIRAWAQARPEHGAVQLWALELSLLLPSHPARLRHERAQLLVQRGEFLAGAAELTEYARVVEAVDPAGALAIRRQAAAARAMLN; the protein is encoded by the coding sequence ATGCCCCAGCAACCCGAGCCGGAGCGGGAGGACGCCCGCGCCGCACGGCGGCAGCAGTTCGCCGAGGCCGCGCGGGCCGAGCGGCCCGACCTGGCGCTGCTGTGTCTGCTGATCGGCGCCGAGGCCGATCCCGCGCTGGACGAGGCGGGCTGTGACGCCGTCCAGATCGAACTGGACCGGCTGGCCGGGCTGCTCCCGTACGCCCCGGCCGGTGGACCCGGGGCCTGGGCCCGCAATCTCGCCGAGCTGCTCGGCACCCGGTGCGGCTTCGGCGGCTCGCCCGCCGACTACCGGCGGTTGGAGTCCTCGCTGCTGCACGAGGTGCTGCGGCGGCGCCGGGGCCTGCCGATCCTGCTGTCGGTGGTGTGGATGGAGGTGGCCCGGCGGGCCGGGGCCCCGGTGTACGGGGTGGCGCTGCCGGGTCATTTCGTCGTCGGCTTCGGCGATCCGGGTGGCAGTCACGTCCTGGCCGATCCGTTCGCGGGCGGGCGGCAGCTCACCGACGAGGACACCGAGCTGCTGGTCGCGGGGGCGACCGGGGAGCCGCTGAGCGCACAGATGACGACGCCCGCCGATCCGCTGGAGATCGTGCTGCGGATGCTCAACAACATCCGGGCCTGGGCGCAGGCCCGTCCGGAGCACGGCGCGGTGCAGCTGTGGGCGCTGGAGCTGTCGCTGCTGCTGCCGAGCCATCCGGCGCGGCTGCGCCATGAGCGGGCCCAACTGCTCGTACAGCGGGGCGAGTTCCTCGCCGGGGCGGCCGAGCTGACGGAGTACGCCCGGGTGGTGGAGGCCGTCGACCCGGCCGGGGCGCTGGCGATACGGCGTCAGGCGGCCGCGGCGCGGGCCATGCTGAACTGA
- a CDS encoding PP2C family protein-serine/threonine phosphatase, whose product MPPDRFTERGFWAPLLLILTILLVAALDATTGPELHISAFLGIAPLYAALRCSFRRTLLVAVVFVVCLTYIDLFTVPDWAPASRVVGIFGACLVAVFSLMLCRTRLQREALHARTRLVADTVQRAMLRELPLSAGALEAYGFYVSAQEGARVGGDIYEAIDTPHGLRLMIGDVQGKGMPAIGAGIDVLASFREAAQYQESLESVAERMEQALIRHNARSAEQGVDERFVTVLLMEIRTAAGFRQGRVLSCGHIPYYLIRHGEVSERQDGEGGLPLGLGMLGGPRHSVRIHPEADDWIVLCTDGVTEARGKDGEFYPLAERLAGWTDLEPPELARTLRADLESFTDGDLKDDATALVVRRAPATTQFSMARAAAA is encoded by the coding sequence ATGCCTCCCGACCGATTCACCGAGCGCGGCTTCTGGGCACCCCTGCTGCTCATCCTGACGATCCTGCTGGTCGCCGCCCTGGACGCGACGACCGGCCCGGAGCTGCACATCTCGGCCTTCCTGGGCATCGCCCCGCTGTACGCCGCGCTGCGCTGCTCGTTCCGGCGGACGCTCCTGGTGGCGGTCGTCTTCGTCGTGTGCCTGACCTACATCGACCTCTTCACGGTGCCCGACTGGGCCCCGGCCAGCCGGGTCGTCGGGATCTTCGGCGCCTGCCTGGTGGCCGTCTTCTCCCTGATGCTGTGCCGCACCCGGCTGCAGCGCGAGGCCCTGCACGCCCGGACGCGGCTGGTCGCCGACACCGTGCAGCGGGCGATGCTGCGCGAGCTGCCGCTCAGCGCCGGGGCCCTGGAGGCGTACGGCTTCTATGTCTCCGCCCAGGAGGGCGCCCGGGTCGGCGGCGACATCTACGAGGCCATCGACACCCCGCACGGCCTGCGGCTGATGATCGGCGATGTGCAGGGCAAGGGCATGCCGGCGATCGGGGCGGGCATCGACGTCCTGGCGTCGTTCCGGGAGGCCGCGCAGTACCAGGAGTCCCTGGAGTCGGTGGCCGAACGCATGGAGCAGGCGCTGATCCGGCACAACGCCCGCTCCGCCGAGCAGGGCGTCGACGAGCGCTTCGTCACCGTGCTGCTGATGGAGATCCGCACCGCGGCCGGTTTCCGGCAGGGACGGGTGCTGTCCTGCGGCCATATCCCGTACTACCTGATCCGCCACGGCGAGGTCTCCGAGCGCCAGGACGGCGAGGGCGGACTGCCGCTCGGCCTGGGCATGCTCGGCGGGCCCCGGCACAGCGTGCGGATCCACCCCGAGGCCGACGACTGGATCGTGCTGTGCACGGACGGGGTGACCGAGGCGCGCGGCAAGGACGGGGAGTTCTACCCGCTGGCCGAGCGGCTGGCCGGGTGGACGGACCTGGAGCCCCCGGAGCTGGCCCGCACCCTCCGCGCCGACCTGGAGAGCTTCACCGACGGCGACCTCAAGGACGACGCGACCGCGCTGGTCGTCCGGCGGGCCCCCGCCACCACTCAGTTCAGCATGGCCCGCGCCGCGGCCGCCTGA
- a CDS encoding DUF6113 family protein: MSTAKGGGTAGEGNDGAASGNGKRSRAGSGGTSGARSGAPVVPVTGPPAAPLTAGRIGLYVLLLLAGVLVAGAGTLVQAAWFPGGLVLALGGVIGLFYGGAKATGTSAGVLVPGAAWLVTVFLLLGNVRPEGDFLFGAGLGSYVFLLGGIAVAVICATAMQLRPAGLRPGRVGG, encoded by the coding sequence ATGAGTACGGCGAAGGGCGGCGGGACCGCCGGTGAGGGAAATGACGGCGCGGCCTCCGGCAACGGGAAGCGGTCGCGGGCGGGCTCGGGCGGTACGTCCGGTGCGCGGTCCGGCGCTCCCGTGGTGCCCGTGACCGGGCCCCCGGCCGCGCCGCTGACGGCGGGACGGATCGGCCTCTACGTGCTGCTGCTGCTCGCGGGCGTCCTGGTGGCGGGCGCCGGAACGCTGGTGCAAGCGGCCTGGTTCCCCGGCGGATTGGTGCTGGCCCTCGGCGGCGTCATCGGTCTCTTCTACGGGGGCGCCAAGGCGACCGGCACCTCCGCGGGCGTGCTGGTGCCCGGCGCGGCCTGGCTGGTGACGGTGTTCCTGCTGCTCGGCAACGTCCGGCCGGAAGGCGACTTCCTCTTCGGCGCGGGGCTCGGCTCGTATGTCTTCCTGCTGGGCGGTATCGCGGTCGCTGTGATCTGCGCCACCGCGATGCAGCTGCGTCCTGCGGGCCTCCGGCCGGGCCGAGTTGGCGGATGA
- the mshB gene encoding N-acetyl-1-D-myo-inositol-2-amino-2-deoxy-alpha-D-glucopyranoside deacetylase, with product MTDQPARPPQPPAGGTASPAAFSRRLLLVHAHPDDESINNGVTMAKYAAEGALVTLVTCTLGEEGEVIPPELAALAPDRDDALGPYRARELATAMAALGVTDHRFLGGPGRYRDSGMMGAPQNDRPDAFWQAPLDEAAGALVAVIREVRPQVLVTYDPNGGYGHPDHIQAHRVAMRGAELAGQPDFRPELGRPHAIAKIYWNCNPRSVVEEGFARLRAAGHSFPGVATVDDVPGVVPDSEVTASLTAEPAQAAAKAAAMRAHYTQIAVDGPFFALSNDLGQPLFGTEHYRLVHGAPGAAEGVREDDLFAGIGDMAGMEESARNEEAAE from the coding sequence ATGACCGATCAGCCCGCCCGTCCCCCGCAGCCACCCGCCGGGGGGACCGCCTCGCCCGCCGCCTTTTCCCGGCGGCTGCTGCTGGTGCATGCGCACCCCGACGACGAGTCGATCAACAACGGCGTGACCATGGCCAAGTACGCGGCCGAGGGCGCGCTGGTCACCCTGGTGACCTGCACCCTCGGCGAGGAGGGCGAGGTCATCCCGCCCGAGCTCGCCGCGCTCGCACCGGACCGCGACGACGCCCTCGGCCCGTACCGCGCCCGCGAACTGGCCACCGCGATGGCCGCCCTGGGCGTCACCGACCACCGCTTCCTCGGCGGGCCGGGCCGCTACCGGGACTCCGGGATGATGGGCGCTCCCCAGAACGACCGGCCGGACGCCTTCTGGCAGGCCCCGCTGGACGAGGCGGCCGGTGCGCTGGTGGCCGTGATCCGCGAGGTCAGGCCGCAGGTCCTGGTCACCTATGACCCGAACGGCGGATACGGGCACCCCGATCACATCCAGGCACACCGCGTCGCCATGCGCGGTGCCGAGCTCGCCGGGCAGCCGGATTTCCGCCCGGAGCTGGGCCGTCCGCACGCGATCGCGAAGATCTACTGGAACTGCAACCCGCGCTCGGTGGTCGAGGAGGGTTTCGCGCGGCTGCGCGCGGCCGGCCACAGCTTCCCCGGGGTGGCCACCGTTGACGATGTGCCGGGGGTGGTGCCGGACTCGGAGGTCACGGCATCCCTCACGGCCGAGCCCGCGCAGGCGGCCGCGAAGGCCGCGGCGATGCGGGCGCACTACACCCAGATCGCGGTCGACGGGCCGTTCTTCGCGCTCTCCAACGACTTGGGTCAGCCGCTGTTCGGCACGGAGCACTATCGGCTGGTGCACGGCGCCCCGGGTGCCGCGGAAGGGGTCCGGGAGGACGATCTCTTCGCGGGCATCGGCGATATGGCGGGTATGGAGGAGAGTGCCCGGAATGAGGAGGCGGCGGAATGA
- a CDS encoding prolyl oligopeptidase family serine peptidase: MTGQPSFPRQYARTQRFTLGAPRSYALSPDGARIAFLRSGSGTDRSQQLWVLDLEEGREFPAADPQALLAGADEDLPPQERARRERSRESSAGIVGYATDSAVELAAFTLSGRLFVSELRAGTTRELPVQGPVVDPRPSPDGRQVAFVADGRLRVVPVDGAVTSDEGDGDGAADGGRADRVLAEPDGPEVTWGLAEFIAAEEMGRYRGFWWSPDSDAVLAARVDEAPVQRWWISDPAHPDREPARVAYPVAGTRNAAVTLTLLGLDGTRTDIVWDTERYPYLARVHWSAAGPPLLLVQARDQRDQRYLTVDTTTGATRTVHEDEDEAWVEPFPGVPAWTPDGRLVRIADEGGARKLFVGDRPLTGAPLHVRAVLDIGEDDVLFSASGADMHDIGVYRAWFRGSGDQGGWERVGERPYPTVSSAVRGGALTVLSQASLERPGTQVEVVRLDPDGGEKTLATIGSHAEEPSLTARPQLVLAGEREIPCAVLLPSGYQEGDGPLPVLMDPYGGPHGQRVVAAHHAHLTSQWFADQGFAVIVADGRGTPGRSPAWEKSVSRRLAEYALDDQVHALQALAGSFPLDMERVAIRGWSFGGYLAGLAALRRPDVFHAAVVGAPVTDLRLYDTHYQERYLGHPDEEPAVYAENSLLTDEGLSGAVEPHRPMLIVHGLADDNVVVAHSLRLSSALLAAGRPHEVLPLSGVTHMASGEQVAENLLLLQVEFLKRSLGMGD, encoded by the coding sequence ATGACCGGACAGCCTTCGTTCCCGCGGCAGTACGCCCGTACGCAGCGCTTCACCCTGGGGGCGCCGCGCAGCTACGCGCTCTCGCCCGACGGGGCGCGCATCGCCTTCCTCCGCTCCGGTTCGGGCACCGACCGCAGCCAGCAGTTGTGGGTGCTCGACCTGGAAGAGGGACGGGAGTTCCCGGCCGCCGACCCGCAGGCCCTGCTGGCCGGTGCGGACGAGGACCTCCCCCCGCAGGAGCGGGCCCGCCGCGAGCGCAGCCGGGAGAGTTCGGCGGGCATCGTCGGCTATGCGACGGACTCCGCCGTGGAGTTGGCGGCGTTCACGCTCTCGGGGCGGCTGTTCGTCTCCGAGCTGCGGGCCGGCACCACCCGTGAACTGCCGGTCCAGGGCCCGGTGGTGGACCCCCGGCCGTCGCCGGACGGGCGGCAGGTGGCCTTCGTGGCGGACGGGCGGCTGCGGGTGGTGCCGGTGGACGGCGCCGTGACCTCGGACGAGGGCGACGGCGACGGCGCGGCGGACGGCGGGCGGGCGGACCGGGTGCTGGCCGAGCCGGACGGGCCCGAAGTGACCTGGGGGCTCGCGGAGTTCATCGCGGCCGAGGAGATGGGGCGCTACCGGGGCTTCTGGTGGTCTCCGGACAGCGACGCGGTGCTGGCCGCACGGGTCGACGAGGCCCCGGTGCAGCGCTGGTGGATCTCCGACCCCGCCCATCCGGACCGGGAGCCCGCCCGGGTCGCGTACCCGGTGGCCGGGACCCGCAACGCCGCGGTCACCCTCACCCTGCTCGGCCTGGACGGCACCCGTACCGACATCGTCTGGGACACCGAGCGCTACCCCTATCTCGCGCGCGTCCACTGGTCGGCGGCCGGGCCGCCGCTGCTGCTCGTCCAGGCCCGCGACCAGCGAGACCAGCGCTATCTGACCGTCGACACCACGACCGGCGCGACCCGGACGGTGCACGAGGACGAGGACGAGGCGTGGGTCGAGCCGTTCCCCGGGGTGCCGGCCTGGACGCCGGACGGCCGGCTGGTGCGGATCGCGGACGAGGGCGGCGCACGCAAGCTGTTCGTCGGCGACCGCCCGCTGACCGGGGCGCCGCTGCACGTCCGGGCCGTCCTGGACATCGGCGAGGACGATGTCCTCTTCTCCGCGAGCGGCGCGGATATGCACGACATCGGCGTCTACCGGGCGTGGTTCCGCGGCAGCGGTGACCAGGGCGGCTGGGAGCGGGTGGGCGAGCGCCCGTATCCGACGGTGTCCTCGGCGGTGCGCGGCGGTGCCTTGACCGTGCTGTCCCAGGCGTCGCTGGAGCGGCCCGGGACGCAGGTGGAGGTGGTGCGGCTCGATCCCGACGGCGGGGAGAAGACGCTCGCGACGATCGGTTCGCATGCCGAGGAGCCGTCCCTGACCGCCCGCCCCCAGCTCGTACTGGCCGGGGAACGGGAGATTCCGTGTGCGGTGCTGCTGCCCAGCGGATATCAGGAGGGTGACGGTCCGCTGCCGGTGCTGATGGACCCGTACGGCGGTCCGCACGGCCAGCGCGTGGTCGCCGCCCACCATGCCCATCTGACCTCGCAGTGGTTCGCCGACCAGGGGTTCGCGGTGATCGTCGCGGACGGCCGGGGCACCCCGGGCCGCTCCCCCGCATGGGAGAAGTCGGTCTCCCGGCGGCTCGCGGAGTACGCACTGGACGACCAGGTGCACGCGCTCCAGGCGCTGGCCGGATCCTTTCCCCTGGACATGGAGCGGGTGGCCATCCGCGGCTGGTCCTTCGGCGGCTATCTCGCCGGGCTCGCCGCACTGCGCCGACCCGATGTCTTCCATGCCGCGGTGGTGGGCGCGCCGGTAACCGATCTCCGCCTGTACGACACCCACTATCAGGAGCGCTACCTCGGCCACCCGGACGAGGAGCCGGCGGTCTACGCGGAGAACTCGCTGCTCACGGACGAGGGGCTGTCGGGAGCGGTGGAGCCGCACCGTCCGATGCTGATCGTGCACGGCCTGGCGGACGACAATGTGGTCGTGGCCCATTCGCTGCGGCTGTCCTCGGCACTGCTGGCGGCGGGCCGCCCGCACGAGGTGCTGCCGCTGTCCGGGGTGACGCATATGGCGTCAGGGGAACAGGTGGCCGAAAACCTGCTGCTGCTCCAAGTGGAGTTCCTCAAGCGGTCGTTGGGGATGGGGGACTGA